The proteins below come from a single Triticum aestivum cultivar Chinese Spring chromosome 5D, IWGSC CS RefSeq v2.1, whole genome shotgun sequence genomic window:
- the LOC123119412 gene encoding 2-oxoglutarate-dependent dioxygenase 19 yields MTAPEKYLEERPNELNLRYPARNHARRRTDSKLSHGNHLHDCHRSSPACAMHTQIMGMASAPRYSAQPNGASSEQDGIPVVDLAVLLNGDAGERSQAIRHLGRACQDWGFFMVTNHGVHEALQSALMDACKELFGLPPEQKAEFMDAGPMDPVRVGTGFNSAVDGARYWRDYVKMFAHPELHCPAKPDTLRGVATEYAARTRGLLLELTAAISESLGLEGGRIAERLDLGSCFQILVGNHYPPSGGPDDDGAVGLPAHSDHGLLTLLFQNGVDGLQVKHDGRWLLAEPIPGAFFVIAGDQLEIVSNGRYKGVLHRALVDRAQARMLCVSLIGPCLDAVVEPVPELAVAPLRLEYMGVEYRDYMEHQQSNKLNEKGALDLVRVQTAETLGNF; encoded by the exons ATGACCGCACCCGAAAAATATCTGGAGGAACGGCCAAACGAGCTGAACTTGCGATATCCCGCACGGAACCATGCACGACGACGTACAGACAGCAAATTGAGCCACGGCAACCACCTGCATGACTGCCACAGATCTTCCCCGGCCTGTGCTATGCACACTCAAATCATGGGCATGGCCTCTGCTCCTCGCTACTCTGCCCAACCCAACGGAGCTTCCAGTGAGCAGGACGGCATCCCCGTCGTCGACTTGGCCGTCCTCCTCAACGGCGACGCCGGCGAACGGTCGCAGGCGATCCGGCACCTCGGCCGGGCGTGCCAAGACTGGGGCTTCTTCATG GTGACCAACCATGGGGTGCACGAGGCTCTCCAGAGCGCGCTCATGGACGCGTGCAAGGAGCTGTTCGGCCTACCACCGGAGCAAAAGGCGGAGTTCATGGACGCCGGCCCGATGGACCCCGTCCGCGTCGGCACGGGCTTCAACTCCGCCGTCGATGGCGCCAGGTACTGGCGGGACTACGTCAAGATGTTCGCGCACCCCGAGCTCCACTGCCCCGCCAAGCCCGACACCCTGCGGGGCGTGGCCACGGAGTACGCGGCGCGCACCAGGGGCCTGCTGCTGGAGCTCACGGCGGCCATCTCCGAGAGCCTGGGGCTCGAAGGCGGCCGCATCGCTGAGCGCCTCGACCTGGGGTCCTGCTTCCAGATCCTCGTCGGCAACCATTACCCACCTAGCGGTGGCCCCGACGACGATGGGGCAGTCGGGCTGCCGGCTCACTCTGACCACGGCCTCCTCACTCTGCTCTTCCAGAACGGCGTCGATGGCCTCCAAGTCAAGCACGACGGCCGGTGGCTCCTCGCAGAGCCCATCCCCGGCGCATTCTTCGTCATCGCCGGCGATCAGCTGGAG ATTGTGAGCAATGGAAGGTACAAGGGTGTGCTCCACCGCGCACTGGTCGACCGCGCGCAGGCGAGGATGTTGTGCGTGAGCCTGATCGGGCCGTGCCTGGACGCCGTCGTCGAGCCAGTGCCGGAGCTAGCCGTGGCACCCCTGCGCCTGGAGTACATGGGCGTCGAGTACAGGGACTACATGGAACACCAGCAGAGTAACAAGCTCAACGAGAAGGGAGCGCTGGACCTCGTTCGGGTGCAGACTGCAGAAACGCTTGgcaatttttga